A region of Denticeps clupeoides chromosome 19, fDenClu1.1, whole genome shotgun sequence DNA encodes the following proteins:
- the wdr81 gene encoding WD repeat-containing protein 81 isoform X1, whose protein sequence is MDWLVAAVERDLGVDRRQMGPGPRPHEVAALVPSRWLAGLRERRVTRCAELDPNSDGEAHALLQRSQAKLPPGWTRVCIQGLRKSRLGYQLSKHPRCHGGDFSQQSFMKVMQEVSRSNVRNLWHEAHDQCVQPYAGAMVQTQVQAVDAVRQALQKLFSCAFVSTDRVSPSLSPAREKEREHPFQSGPAAPRQSSDNACPNVLPAECLLESAEVLYVVLPYTQYSLHDIITYSPAKLANSHAKVLFILYQLLTAMRACHVSGLSSGELSMLDIAIDERLCSRLKVTLAHYEELAEDLDKLCPGSGGQMPKMIQMRENALVLSDAHKKLCRNCCDELKSLVLDWVHGRVSNFRYLMELNRLAGRREGDPNYHPVLPWVVDFTVPFGRFRDLKRSKFRLNKGDKQLDFTYEMTKEALAAASANGGGGSSFLGDLGGSVGPGGPGQSDHLHVPHHISDVLSDITYYVYKARQTPKSVLCSHVRSQWEPNEYPASMERMQSWTPDECIPEFYKDPSIFRSIHPDMPDLDVPPWCNSCEEFVEVHRQLLESREVSQDLHHWIDLTFGFKLSGKEAIKAKNVCLHLVDNHTYLSSYGVVQLFDQPHPPRLAPNQYAPPEPPHLGPSNVPSWQVPTSAPMMDGVDGSVPEATGCESSAWTLVDRDEELEQGMEALDSLGASSAVLTTSASSAPVPLVSSVVGKTSAEHAVTSSPSPSSFPNESSVNVLGPGNRSSVLQRGSSSVRKHGETSLSASNTEDFKIALPEGFSPIQPLEELEKLSNFLVKGLHTQVYDITNAKKDRGQLGSQLVSLSELFQRDMQALGVLIAEIFHSPKLRGMKPNSSLSDRFQAVMKLCLANFRDIPLPLHHALETLLYINKGSTNHSPETPDWPLLFRYDPVCGGLPPPNPWQLLSPVLSPLPFPGYFPALHDFIFSYHSKMEAASGIQGRDVVFQLWQQLESLLQGSITAEGLEILLPFVLTLMMEESTAVYAAWYLFEPISRVLGPRNATKYLLKPLVGVYEHPRCLRGRFYLYTDCFVLQLIVRLGLQAFLSCLLPHVLQIITGFEVCSSSSGSAWEGCKVLRGSAGGLGLEEEEDYVCGDRRASAVNSAGKASAGGAAGSVGASDAGLVDYSSGISLNDQVFLTEGEDFQNGFYVNSGASGTPGAVSLAGKPQNAQSGTGKEADQESISVGKLSDKSSASEGSPGDGDSNRDRASLRSADSSQDLKQASDCEEGADLEEDDCNVDCKDKTMQRASSLELTLSGCTEESGATVATLDAEFLNGVEHCDADKRSVGEDEDQDPSEDSEEKEHKILLDTVCKTVRWLSAKLGPTVTSRYVTRNLLRLLTTCYIGPDKHQFVPSASEESSLESIGSVYEKKPVAGDQTALPVLECLLYIAHLYGEPVLTYQYLPYIGYLVSPPSSCRLNTRKEASLLGAVVLTQKIIIFLSDTTLMDILMKINQDVLLPLLDVLTCTKMGFPSGVQTRSVLCLKTLSLMALICLRIGREMVQQHMADTLCRFFQVFSLLQSLQEQLETAPRTEAGESTYVDLHMPEGTEVSCEISVLEELQAVFDPEMAYTSYIPFYCLVGDAAIRKLVPNHELVWRLGQSFHDKVSPGSPDPSAGQRVEMPPSSSLGLSPNIGQRFGRSPFPAPSSTSTPLGGDTLPESGTFGSHLVGNRIQVARDSEPGGSPNLSLMDNWQRTYPSHAQTAAMASSTYITSSAIPSISLSSSSWVLGPTPEDSALKQELPPSSRSLQGNWLAYWQYEIGLNQQDHFHFHQIRLQSFLGHSSTVKCLAPLAGEDYFLSGSKDKTVKLWPLYNHGDGTREMEPRLTYSEHRKSVFYVGQLEALQEVVSCDGAVHLWDHFTAKQLRTYDALDGKNPITAVTTMPAPHCSVVFGSADSVLRFIDPRKPGLQHEFRLSYTNMSAGLIRCLAVSPGGRTVAVGFSSGFIVLLDARTGLVLRGWPAHEGDILQLKAAEGNLVISSSSDHTLTVWKDLEPKPLHQYKSPSEPVHAFDLYSSEIVTGTMSNKIGVYSMTDISAGPASMTKLSSENFRGTLTSLAVLPTKRLLLLGSENGAIRLLA, encoded by the exons ATGGATTGGCTGGTGGCAGCGGTGGAGAGGGACCTCGGGGTGGACCGCCGGCAGATGGGTCCAGGGCCGCGGCCTCACGAGGTGGCCGCCCTCGTTCCGAGCCGCTGGCTGGCCGGCCTGCGAGAGAGACGGGTCACGCGCTGCGCCGAGCTCGACCCCAACTCTGATGGGGAGGCGCACGCGCTGCTTCAGCGCTCCCAGGCCAAATTGCCTCCCGGCTGGACTCGCGTCTGCATCCAGGGCCTTCGGAAGAGCAGGCTGGGCTACCAGTTGTCCAAACACCCGCGCTGTCACGGGGGAGACTTTTCCCAGCAGTCCTTCATGAAGGTGATGCAAGAGGTGTCCCGCAGCAACGTCAG AAACCTGTGGCATGAGGCTCATGATCAGTGTGTCCAGCCATATGCTGGTGCCATGGTGCAGACGCAAGTGCAGGCCGTTGATGCGGTGCGCCAAGCCTTACAGAAGCTTTTCTCCTGCGCGTTTGTTTCCACAGACCGGGTCTCCCCGTCCCTCTCCCCCGCCAGAGAGAAAGAACGCGAGCATCCCTTCCAGTCTGGTCCCGCCGCGCCCAGACAGAGCTCTGACAACGCGTGCCCGAACGTGCTCCCTGCCGAATGCCTGCTAGAGTCGGCAGAGGTGCTGTACGTGGTTCTGCCGTACACGCAGTACTCTCTCCACGACATTATTACGTATAGCCCCGCAAAGCTCGCCAACAGCCACGCCAAGGTGCTGTTCATTCTGTACCAGCTGCTCACTGCTATGCGTGCGTGTCACGTCTCAGGGTTGTCGAGCGGCGAGCTTTCAATGCTGGATATTGCCATCGACGAACGGCTCTGCAGTCGCCTCAAGGTCACCCTGGCGCATTATGAGGAACTGGCGGAGGACCTGGACAAACTCTGTCCCGGTAGTGGAGGTCAAATGCCAAAAATGATTCAAATGAGAGAGAATGCACTTGTTCTTAGTGACGCCCACAAGAAACTTTGCAGGAACTGTTGCGATGAGCTCAAATCCCTAGTCTTAGACTGGGTCCATGGACGAGTAAGCAACTTTCGTTATCTGATGGAGCTAAACAGACTCGCGGGGAGGAGGGAAGGTGACCCAAATTACCACCCCGTCTTGCCCTGGGTTGTGGACTTCACCGTGCCATTTGGCAGGTTCCGTGATCTCAAGAGGTCGAAATTTCGGCTCAACAAGGGGGACAAGCAGCTGGACTTCACTTACGAAATGACCAAAGAAGCTTTGGCAGCAGCATCTGCTAATGGGGGAGGAGGAAGTAGTTTTCTCGGAGACCTTGGTGGTTCTGTTGGCCCAGGAGGCCCTGGGCAGTCTGATCACCTCCACGTGCCCCACCACATCTCTGATGTGTTATCTGACATTACTTATTATGTCTACAAGGCAAGGCAGACCCCTAAATCTGTGCTCTGTAGCCACGTCCGGTCCCAGTGGGAGCCGAATGAATATCCTGCCAGCATGGAACGCATGCAGAGCTGGACCCCAGATGAGTGCATCCCAGAATTCTACAAGGACCCATCCATTTTCCGCTCTATCCACCCTGATATGCCAGACCTGGATGTGCCTCCATGGTGTAACTCATGTGAAGAGTTTGTAGAGGTGCATAGGCAGTTGCTAGAGAGCCGTGAGGTGTCCCAAGATCTACACCACTGGATTGACCTTACTTTTGGTTTCAAATTATCAGGAAAAGAAGCCATCAAGGCTAAGAATGTTTGCCTCCACTTAGTTGATAACCACACATATTTGTCCAGCTATGGAGTGGTTCAGCTCTTTGATCAGCCACATCCACCCCGCCTTGCTCCTAACCAGTATGCCCCACCTGAACCCCCCCATCTGGGTCCCTCAAATGTGCCCTCTTGGCAGGTCCCGACCTCTGCACCCATGATGGATGGTGTTGATGGATCTGTTCCAGAGGCTACAGGGTGTGAGTCCAGTGCCTGGACACTGGTTGACCGTGATGAGGAACTCGAGCAAGGAATGGAAGCCCTTGACTCTCTGGGAGCATCATCTGCTGTTCTCACAACATCAGCCTCCTCTGCTCCTGTGCCGCTGGTCAGCTCAGTTGTAGGAAAGACCAGTGCAGAACATGCTGTGacttcctctccatctccaaGTTCCTTCCCTAATGAGAGCTCTGTAAATGTCTTGGGACCTGGGAATCGAAGTTCCGTTCTGCAGCGAGGAAGCTCAAGTGTTAGAAAGCATGGAGAGACTAGTCTCAGTGCTTCCAACACAGAAGACTTTAAAATTGCATTGCCTGAAGGATTCAGCCCAATACAACCTCTAGAAGAGTTAGAGAAGCTCAGCAACTTTCTTGTGAAAGGCTTACACACCCAAGTTTATGACATCACAAATGCTAAAAAGGATAGAGGTCAGCTAGGGTCCCAACTGGTGTCACTTTCAGAGCTCTTCCAGAGAGACATGCAAGCCCTGGGTGTTCTCATTGCGGAGATTTTTCATTCCCCCAAGTTGCGTGGCATGAAACCAAACTCTTCCCTCAGCGACCGATTTCAGGCTGTGATGAAGCTCTGTTTGGCCAACTTTCGAGATATACCACTTCCCCTGCACCATGCACTGGAGACCCTTCTGTACATCAACAAAGGGTCCACAAACCACAGCCCAGAGACACCAGACTGGCCTTTATTGTTCAGATATGACCCAGTCTGTGGTGGCCTTCCTCCACCAAACCCATGGCAGCTTCTCAGCCCTGTGCTCTCACCACTCCCATTTCCTGGGTACTTCCCTGCATTGCATGACTTCATCTTCTCCTACCACTCCAAGATGGAGGCTGCGAGTGGCATTCAAGGTCGGGACGTTGTGTTCCAGCTGTGGCAGCAGCTAGAATCGTTGCTGCAGGGCAGCATTACGGCCGAGGGCCTGGAGATTCTCTTGCCGTTTGTCCTCACATTGATGATGGAGGAGTCCACTGCTGTGTATGCCGCATGGTATCTCTTTGAACCGATCTCTAGGGTCCTGGGACCCCGCAATGCCACAAAGTATCTGCTGAAGCCGCTGGTCGGTGTGTATGAGCATCCTCGCTGCCTGCGCGGCCGCTTCTATCTGTACACCGACTGCTTCGTGCTCCAGCTAATTGTTCGGCTCGGCCTGCAGGCCTTCCTGTCCTGCTTGCTCCCTCATGTTTTACAGATCATCACAGGCTTCGAGGTGTGCAGCAGTAGTAGCGGCTCTGCCTGGGAGGGCTGCAAAGTCCTTCGAGGCAGTGCTGGCGGTCTgggtttggaggaggaggaggattacGTCTGTGGAGATCGCCGCGCGTCTGCAGTAAACTCCGCCGGCAAGGCCAGTGCGGGTGGAGCGGCTGGCAGCGTAGGCGCAAGTGACGCCGGGCTGGTGGACTACTCCTCTGGCATTAGCCTCAATGACCAAGTTTTCTTGACTGAGGGAGAGGACTTCCAAAATGGCTTCTATGTAAACAGCGGGGCTTCTGGAACTCCGGGTGCAGTTAGTCTGGCAGGAAAACCGCAAAATGCCCAGAGTGGCACAGGTAAAGAGGCAGACCAGGAGTCCATCAGTGTGGGCAAACTTAGTGACAAAAGCAGTGCAAGTGAAGGCTCCCCCGGCGATGGAGACTCCAACAGGGACCGGGCAAGTCTGAGGTCTGCTGACAGCAGCCAGGACCTGAAGCAGGCCAGCGATTGTGAGGAGGGTGCAGACCTCGAGGAGGATGACTGCAATGTCGACTGCAAAGACAAAACCATGCAGAGAGCGTCCAGCCTGGAGCTCACGTTGTCAGGCTGCACGGAGGAGTCCGGGGCTACGGTGGCTACCCTAGACGCAGAGTTCCTGAATGGCGTTGAACACTGTGATGCAGATAAGCGTTCGGTGGGTGAGGATGAGGACCAGGACCCTTCAGAGGACTCTGAGGAGAAGGAACATAAAATACTTCTTG atactGTTTGTAAAACAGTCAGATGGTTGTCTGCCAAGCTCGGACCAACTGTCACATCTCGATACGTCACAAGAAATCTCTTGCGGTTACTTACTACATGTTACATTG GTCCTGACAAACACCAGTTTGTCCCATCTGCTTCAGAAGAAAGCAGTCTGGAGAGTATAGGCAGTGTCTATGAAAAGAAACCTGTGGCTGGAGACCAGACAGCTCTGCCAGTTCTGGAGTGTCTCCTCTACATTGCACACCTCTATGGTGAACCTGTTCTGACATACCAGTATCTGCCCTACATTGGCTACCTg gTGTCCCCGCCATCATCCTGCCGCCTTAACACAAGGAAAGAGGCCAGTTTGCTTGGAGCTGTGGTGCTCACTCAGAAGATCATCATCTTCCTCTCAGACACGACTCTGATGGACATACTGATGAAGATCAACCAGGATGTTCTCTTGCCACTGTTGGATGTGCTGACCTGCACTAAGATGGG CTTTCCCAGTGGAGTGCAGACCCGCTCAGTCCTGTGTCTGAAGACCCTAAGCCTCATGGCCTTAATATGCCTGCGCATTGGCAGGGAGATGGTGCAGCAGCACATGGCAGACACTCTCTGCCGCTTCTTCCAagtcttctctctgctgcagagCCTGCAGGAGCAG CTGGAGACCGCGCCGCGCACGGAGGCGGGAGAGTCTACGTATGTGGACCTTCATATGCCGGAAGGAACGGAAGTTAGCTGCGAGATCAGCGTGCTGGAGGAACTGCAGGCGGTTTTTGATCCCGAGATGGCCTACACGTCGTACATCCCTTTCTATTGCCTCGTTG GTGATGCAGCCATCCGAAAACTTGTCCCCAACCATGAGCTGGTTTGGCGTCTAGGCCAGTCGTTCCATGACAAGGTTAGCCCTGGCAGCCCTGACCCCAGTGCAGGGCAGAGAGTTGAGATGCCCCCTTCCTCTTCCTTGGGTCTGTCTCCCAACATTGGACAGCGGTTCGGTCGTAGTCCCTTTCCAGCCCCTTCTTCCACCTCCACGCCATTAGGCGGAGACACCCTCCCAGAGTCGGGCACATTTGGTAGCCATCTTGTTGGCAACAGGATTCAGGTAGCAAGAGACTCTGAACCAGGAGGAAGCCCAAATTTGTCCTTGATGGACAACTGGCAGAGGACTTACCCGAGTCACGCGCAAACGGCTGCCATGGCATCATCGACGTACATCACGTCATCTGCCATCCCCTCCATTTCCCTCTCTTCCTCATCGTGGGTTTTGGGGCCGACTCCAGAGGACAGCGCGCTGAAGCAGGAGCTGCCCCCCAGCAGCCGCTCCCTTCAGGGCAACTGGCTCGCTTACTGGCAGTACGAGATTGGCCTCAACCAGCAGGACCATTTCCACTTCCACCAGATCCGGCTCCAGAGCTTCCTGGGCCACTCCAGCACAGTGAAGTGCCTGGCGCCGCTGGCCGGGGAGGACTACTTCCTGTCAGGAAGCAAAGACAAGACAGTGAAGCTCTGGCCCCTCTATAACCATGGCGATGGCACACGGGAGATGGAGCCGCGACTCACGTACTCGGAGCACCGGAAGTCGGTGTTCTATGTGGGCCAGCTGGAGGCCTTGCAGGAGGTTGTGAGCTGTGACGGCGCAGTGCACCTCTGGGACCATTTCACAG CTAAGCAGCTCCGCACCTATGATGCCCTGGATGGGAAGAACCCCATCACAGCAGTAACCACCATGCCCGCCCCACACTGCAGCGTGGTGTTCGGCAGCGCAGACTCGGTCCTTCGCTTCATAGACCCTCGGAAACCCGGCCTTCAG CACGAGTTCCGGCTGTCCTACACCAACATGAGTGCCGGGCTGATCCGCTGTCTGGCAGTGAGCCCTGGGGGCCGCACTGTGGCGGTCGGCTTTTCCTCTGGCTTCATAGTGCTGCTGGACGCTCGTACCGGCCTGGTACTGCGAGGGTGGCCAGCACACGAGGGGGATATTCTGCAGCTGAAG